A region of the Acidimicrobiales bacterium genome:
CAACGCCTTCAACGCCGCGCTCTACCACGCGGTGACCGAGGCGATCCTCGACGCCGCGGAGGCACCGGGCGTGCACGTGGTGGTGCTCACCGGCACCGGCGCCGCCTTCAGCGCGGGCCAGGACCTCAAGGAGATGGCCGCCATCGTCACCGGTGAGGCCCCGCCCGAGGCGGCCCGGGGCTTCCAGGGCCTGCTCGAGGCGGTGCAGCGCTTCGAGAAGCCGCTCGTGGCTGCGGTGAACGGGGTGGGCGTGGGCCTCGGCTTCACGCTGCTCGCCCACTGCGACCTGGTCCTCATGGCCGACGACGCCCGCCTCCGGGTGCCCTTCGCCGAGCTGGGCGTGCCTCCCGAGGCGGCCAGCAGCTACCTCTTCCCGGTGACGATGGGCTGGCAGCGGGCCGCCCACCTGCTCTTCACGGGGGCGTGGCTCGAGGCGCAGGAGGCCGTCGACGCCGGCGTGGCGT
Encoded here:
- a CDS encoding enoyl-CoA hydratase/isomerase family protein; translation: MSPSVVETSDTGAVRVVRFNRPEARNAFNAALYHAVTEAILDAAEAPGVHVVVLTGTGAAFSAGQDLKEMAAIVTGEAPPEAARGFQGLLEAVQRFEKPLVAAVNGVGVGLGFTLLAHCDLVLMADDARLRVPFAELGVPPEAASSYLFPVTMGWQRAAHLLFTGAWLEAQEAVDAGVALARFPADSLMDEAMAVASSIAARPPDAVRAIKRLLLASRQPAVAAARAREEAAFAQLLGSTANLAALDRFGGRPPS